The Psychrobacter arenosus region AAGCTCAATGAATAAAAATTAGCCGTTATAGCAAATTTAAAAACTCTGTAAGTCGTTAAAGTGACTGGCAAAGTACTCTCGTAAAAAGTCTTTAAAAGCAATACTGGCGGGTGATAAGGCACGCGAAGCCCGTTGATAGATAAAGAATTTACGCATCCGCACGGGTTGGGCAACCGGACGCATCTGCAAACCATTCGCGCTGACCCAATCGATGACTTCGGGCATATAGGGTAAGCATAATGTGATACCAAAACCCTGCCGTGTCATTTCTAAAGCTGTGGACATAAAGTTGACTTTATAAGGGGCTTGCTGGATATGGGCGGTAATTTTCTCGTCCAGTTCAGCCGTCACTTGGTCGATAAAAGGGCCTTTGAGGGTAATTAATTGGCTCGCGAGCAAGTCTTGCCAAGTAATTTCACTTTGCGTGGCTAACGGGTGTTCCTCGGGAATCACTACACAAAACGGCAGCTCATACAGTAAGTCGGCATGGATATCATCTTCGGTGTCCAAAAAGGACAGCTCAGTCCCCACACCCAAATCCACCTCGATATCGTGAATATGACTTAGCACGTCTTTAGCCGAGCAATCAATCAAGGTCACGCTAATATCGGGGTAAGCTTTGGAGAATTGCGCAATCACCGCTGGCATGGAAGAGGCGGCAAATTGTGACACGGCTAAACGTACTTGTCCTTGTGCCAAACTGGTCAGACTGCTCGCTTCATTCTCAAACAGTTGCATCTCGTTGAGCACCCGCCGTGCTTGTGGCAATAAATGCCGACCGACTGCGGATAAGGATAATTGGCGAGTAGTACGGTCAAACAAGACGATGCCGAGGGTAGATTCGAGCTCTTTAATCAAGCCGCTGACCGCTGACTGGGTCAAATGCATCTTGTCACTAGCGCGGGTAAAGCTGCCGTTATCCGCCACTTTGATAAAGGCGTCAAGTTGGCGAAAACTGATATTCATAAGTAATCCTGATAAATAAATCAAAAAAAACGATTAGTCTTATAAATAAAGCTACTCTAATATAAATACACGGTCAATCAACTTCGTGGAATGAGTAGGCGCTGTATATCGGAATAAGTAGCCCATGTGTATCAAGCACTGGCTCTTCTGAGAAAGCTAAAAGCTGCTCTTGCTAA contains the following coding sequences:
- a CDS encoding LysR family transcriptional regulator, which gives rise to MNISFRQLDAFIKVADNGSFTRASDKMHLTQSAVSGLIKELESTLGIVLFDRTTRQLSLSAVGRHLLPQARRVLNEMQLFENEASSLTSLAQGQVRLAVSQFAASSMPAVIAQFSKAYPDISVTLIDCSAKDVLSHIHDIEVDLGVGTELSFLDTEDDIHADLLYELPFCVVIPEEHPLATQSEITWQDLLASQLITLKGPFIDQVTAELDEKITAHIQQAPYKVNFMSTALEMTRQGFGITLCLPYMPEVIDWVSANGLQMRPVAQPVRMRKFFIYQRASRALSPASIAFKDFLREYFASHFNDLQSF